In Manduca sexta isolate Smith_Timp_Sample1 chromosome 23, JHU_Msex_v1.0, whole genome shotgun sequence, one DNA window encodes the following:
- the LOC115445332 gene encoding uncharacterized protein LOC115445332 — MESVSGSRTSSASLEKKNVSKIKAASAPIYPLPKQEETQLKVQISAPSYLFSLKENETPPFVKPGREARPKLLIGTIMDEDDVVAMIAAADIDKIGGLQRFIGNTLVEKKIIVNYNLPEKIFLTSLISETIEYAAQRDFPAFKQACLLTIYLSSHLYFKWYYWQSPTAVWLYFKELMIRHTIEDSPDGEEVFEPEECYDIITHFHTVYLTNLPLVHILTFGAYRLKFSWPFKQKA, encoded by the exons ATGGAGTCTGTATCAGGATCAAGGACGAGCTCGGCATCCTTAGAAAAGAAAAACGTGTCCAAAATTAAAGCCGCTTCTGCCCCTATTTATCCCTTACCTAAACAAGAGGAAACCCAACTAAAAGTTCAGATATCAGCTCCGTCGTATTTGTTCTCATTAAAAGAGAACGAAACCCCACCATTTGTAAAACCGGGGCGGGAAGCGAGACCTAAATTACTTATAGGCACTATTATGGACGAAGATGATGTGGTCGCTATGATAGCTGCTGCAGATATTGATAAAATAGGTGGACTTCAGAgatttatag gtAACACACTCGTCGAGAAGAAGATTATAGTAAACTACAATCTACCAGAGAAAATATTCCTAACTAGTCTCATATCAGAGACTATTGAGTATGCGGCTCAGCGGGACTTCCCCGCGTTCAAACAGGCCTGCCTCTTGACCATATACTTAAGTTCTCACCTGTACTTCAAATGGTACTACTGGCAGTCGCCTACCGCTGTCTGGCTTTACTTTAAGGAGTTGATGATACGGCATACCATTGAG GATTCTCCAGATGGTGAGGAAGTGTTTGAGCCGGAGGAATGTTACGATATTATAACGCATTTCCACACGGTGTACCTAACCAACTTGCCTCTGGTACACATCCTGACGTTCGGCGCGTATCGTCTCAAGTTTTCGTGGCCGTTCAAGCAAAAAGCGTAA